A section of the Solitalea canadensis DSM 3403 genome encodes:
- a CDS encoding sugar kinase has protein sequence MNNIHTQTKLVAFGDLLLRMGTLNGFRFTQANELRVNVGAAEANVCVLLSQLGIKTAYVTRLPENDLAQLALNELHKYKIDTTNCVFGGHRIGLYFIEQGNQIRQSQVIYDRDNTAFSTIGLNQINWGKALEGATHFHWSGTSPGISYEASLACKEAILAAHHKGLIISSDFNYRSKIWRYGKTPAEIMPPLLEYSTITVADLDAVEIYFGIKTDKDTPDTDRFQKAYGLLKLKMPYLKTLAMSFRKSEGQSHIYSAMLMHEDNFYESKQHQIHLVTDQIGSGDAFTAGLLYGLMNQFAAQESIEWATACGVIKQSIPGDFSITSVDEVNHFLINGTSNRISR, from the coding sequence ATGAATAATATCCACACACAAACAAAACTTGTTGCTTTTGGCGATCTATTATTACGCATGGGCACGCTCAACGGATTCAGATTTACACAGGCTAATGAGTTACGTGTTAATGTAGGAGCTGCCGAGGCAAATGTTTGTGTATTACTTTCTCAATTAGGTATAAAAACAGCTTATGTTACCCGGTTGCCCGAAAATGATTTAGCTCAGCTTGCACTAAATGAACTTCATAAATACAAGATTGATACCACCAATTGTGTGTTTGGAGGACATCGTATCGGCCTTTATTTTATTGAACAGGGCAATCAAATAAGACAATCGCAGGTTATTTATGATCGTGATAACACAGCATTTTCAACCATTGGCCTAAACCAAATTAATTGGGGTAAAGCATTAGAAGGAGCAACTCATTTTCACTGGTCGGGTACCAGTCCAGGAATTTCTTATGAGGCTAGTCTGGCATGTAAAGAGGCCATCTTAGCGGCACATCATAAAGGATTGATCATTTCTTCGGATTTTAACTATCGGTCTAAAATATGGCGATACGGTAAAACGCCGGCAGAAATAATGCCGCCACTGCTTGAGTATAGTACGATAACTGTGGCAGATCTGGATGCTGTCGAGATCTATTTCGGTATCAAAACCGATAAAGATACGCCGGATACAGATCGATTTCAGAAAGCATATGGCTTATTGAAATTAAAGATGCCTTATTTGAAAACGCTTGCAATGAGTTTCAGAAAGTCGGAAGGACAATCACATATTTATTCGGCCATGTTAATGCATGAGGATAATTTTTATGAATCGAAGCAACATCAAATTCATTTGGTAACCGATCAAATTGGGTCTGGTGATGCATTTACAGCCGGATTATTGTATGGCTTGATGAATCAGTTTGCTGCACAGGAAAGCATTGAATGGGCCACCGCTTGTGGAGTTATTAAGCAGAGTATACCAGGCGACTTTTCTATCACTTCGGTTGATGAAGTAAATCATTTCCTGATAAATGGTACAAGTAATAGAATTAGCCGATAA
- a CDS encoding RidA family protein: MNLLPQEKFETLGLSLPPAPQPLGIYRPYLIDGKYLYLSGHGPVRDDKSLIIGRIGDDMDMEEGKLAARQVGLTMLSTIVTNIGSLNAVKRVVKVLGMVNCTPDFLRHPYVINGCSELFADVWGQENGIGVRSAVGMGSLPDNIPVEVEAIFELY; encoded by the coding sequence ATGAATTTACTTCCTCAAGAAAAATTTGAAACGCTTGGCTTATCATTACCTCCCGCTCCTCAACCATTGGGTATTTATAGACCTTATTTGATTGATGGCAAATATTTATACTTATCAGGTCATGGTCCGGTGAGAGATGATAAATCATTGATTATTGGTCGAATTGGTGATGATATGGATATGGAAGAAGGTAAATTGGCTGCTCGTCAGGTTGGGTTAACTATGCTTTCAACCATTGTTACCAACATTGGAAGTTTAAATGCAGTTAAGCGAGTGGTAAAAGTATTAGGAATGGTAAATTGTACTCCCGATTTTTTAAGACATCCATATGTAATCAATGGCTGCAGTGAGTTGTTTGCAGATGTATGGGGTCAGGAAAACGGAATAGGTGTTAGAAGTGCAGTTGGCATGGGGTCGTTGCCAGATAATATTCCGGTTGAAGTTGAAGCGATTTTTGAATTATACTGA
- a CDS encoding GntP family permease yields the protein MSIVILIACIVFLILQITWLKINPFIAFIITSLLTGLLLGLPLTTLTQSVEKGLGDMLGSITLIIIFGTCIGKLTVSSGAATVIARTIMKWTGRKYVRLGLMITGFIVGIPLFYSVGFVLLVPLIFSVAYQFKLPKVYLGIPMLASLSVAHGFLPPHPSPMGISNLLKADIGLVLVYGVLIAIPTILIAGLLFSNLLKNIKSSSQDEIIAIDEAIDEKQLPSFSVSILSSLFPVFGLTITSLVPLIWKDEQVSIICKTIGAPGIIMLISLLICTYTLGVRSGKSIRNVMDEYAVAIKDVALILLIIGGAGSLKEVMSASGVSQTIVDFLILVDIHPYLLAWLMAAIIRICIGSATAAGLMTAGVLLPLLQVHGLDPNLLVLAVGAGSLMCSHVNDPGFWMFKEYFNISIKDTFKSWTVMESLVSVIGIVFVFVLNFIIH from the coding sequence ATGAGTATAGTTATACTAATCGCTTGCATCGTTTTCCTGATATTGCAGATTACCTGGCTTAAAATCAATCCGTTCATTGCTTTTATCATCACTTCTTTACTGACGGGCTTGTTATTAGGATTACCTCTAACAACCTTAACTCAATCGGTAGAAAAGGGGTTAGGAGATATGTTAGGCTCGATTACACTCATTATCATTTTCGGAACCTGTATAGGAAAACTTACTGTATCATCAGGTGCAGCAACTGTAATTGCCAGAACCATAATGAAATGGACCGGTAGAAAATACGTGCGGTTAGGATTAATGATCACCGGTTTTATTGTCGGTATTCCTTTGTTTTATAGTGTAGGTTTTGTGCTGCTGGTTCCTTTAATTTTTTCGGTAGCCTATCAATTTAAATTGCCTAAGGTCTACTTAGGAATACCCATGTTGGCTTCTCTTTCGGTTGCGCATGGGTTCTTACCACCGCACCCTTCTCCAATGGGAATAAGCAATTTGTTAAAAGCAGATATTGGCTTAGTGTTGGTGTACGGTGTTTTAATTGCGATTCCTACTATTTTAATCGCAGGATTATTATTCTCCAACCTCCTTAAGAACATTAAATCATCTTCGCAGGATGAAATAATTGCGATAGATGAAGCCATCGATGAAAAACAGCTGCCTAGTTTTTCGGTAAGTATTTTATCCTCCTTGTTTCCGGTATTCGGATTAACCATCACCTCTTTAGTGCCTCTTATCTGGAAAGATGAACAAGTAAGCATCATTTGTAAAACCATTGGTGCGCCAGGTATTATCATGTTGATCTCATTGCTGATATGCACCTACACCTTAGGAGTTCGGTCCGGTAAAAGCATTCGCAATGTTATGGACGAATATGCTGTAGCAATCAAAGATGTTGCTTTGATATTGCTCATAATCGGTGGAGCTGGAAGTTTAAAGGAGGTGATGTCGGCAAGTGGGGTAAGCCAAACAATTGTGGATTTTTTAATTTTAGTTGATATTCACCCGTACCTGTTAGCCTGGTTAATGGCCGCCATTATACGTATTTGCATCGGTTCTGCAACTGCGGCTGGGTTAATGACGGCGGGTGTTTTATTGCCTTTACTCCAGGTTCATGGACTGGATCCTAATTTGTTAGTACTCGCTGTTGGAGCCGGAAGCTTAATGTGCTCGCATGTTAATGATCCGGGCTTTTGGATGTTTAAAGAGTATTTTAATATCAGTATTAAAGATACGTTTAAATCGTGGACGGTGATGGAATCATTAGTATCTGTTATCGGAATTGTATTTGTGTTTGTGTTAAATTTTATTATTCACTAG
- a CDS encoding iron chaperone has translation MQKPINTDEYIAGFPESTQKLLQQIRKAIQKAAPEAEEIISYGIPTFYLKGNLVHFAGYNKHIGFYPGAGGIATFKEQLSAYKGAKGSVQFPLDQPLPLDLVTEIVKFRVQQNLEKAATSQ, from the coding sequence ATGCAAAAGCCAATCAATACCGATGAATATATAGCCGGCTTTCCGGAATCCACACAGAAACTATTGCAACAAATAAGGAAAGCCATACAGAAAGCAGCTCCCGAAGCTGAAGAAATAATAAGCTATGGTATTCCCACATTTTATTTAAAAGGAAACTTGGTACATTTTGCAGGATACAACAAGCACATAGGGTTTTATCCGGGAGCAGGAGGAATTGCAACATTCAAGGAACAGCTATCTGCCTATAAAGGAGCTAAAGGATCTGTTCAGTTTCCATTGGATCAACCGCTTCCTCTTGATCTGGTTACAGAAATTGTAAAATTCAGGGTTCAACAAAATCTTGAAAAAGCTGCTACTAGCCAATAG
- a CDS encoding endonuclease III domain-containing protein encodes MPTEVNWVEAIQPLLDKYKNKKHPLDYENVYQLVVMVVLSAQDSDRHINQIAPKLFEVFPDMHALSNASADALLPFINDVRNFGNKTKWLLSIAQQVKEDQHIPSTLDELVKLPGIGRKSANVILRESGKPAEGVIVDLHVVRVAPRLGIATGADPVKIEKQIMNVLPPEQWDAGMAISFLGREICRPTPKCEVCLMNTVCAYYQTNKVS; translated from the coding sequence ATGCCTACAGAAGTTAACTGGGTGGAAGCCATTCAACCCTTACTCGACAAGTATAAAAACAAGAAACATCCATTAGACTATGAGAATGTGTACCAGCTTGTGGTTATGGTAGTTTTATCGGCCCAAGATTCCGATCGTCATATTAATCAGATCGCTCCGAAATTATTCGAAGTATTTCCGGATATGCATGCTTTATCGAATGCGTCCGCAGATGCATTACTGCCATTTATAAATGATGTGCGCAATTTTGGGAATAAGACCAAATGGCTTTTGTCAATTGCTCAACAAGTTAAAGAAGATCAACATATTCCATCCACATTAGATGAATTAGTAAAACTTCCGGGAATAGGTCGAAAATCGGCTAATGTTATTTTGCGAGAATCAGGTAAACCGGCTGAAGGAGTAATTGTTGATCTACATGTAGTGCGTGTAGCACCAAGATTAGGCATTGCAACAGGTGCAGATCCGGTAAAAATAGAAAAACAGATCATGAATGTTTTACCTCCCGAACAATGGGATGCAGGTATGGCCATCTCGTTTCTTGGTCGCGAAATTTGCCGACCAACACCTAAGTGTGAAGTATGTCTTATGAATACAGTTTGTGCATATTACCAAACCAACAAGGTGAGTTAA
- a CDS encoding sulfurtransferase has protein sequence MSQQLSPLIKPEELLSLYQKKEKLTIVDATNAGQEKYLTSHLDGALFVDLDTQLADIKADVAVGGRHPLPTFSQFSETLSQLGITPESHVVIYDDKNGSNAAARFWWMLKSVGHQNVQVLDGGFQAAVKAGFPVNDKTVAPQPVAPYKIEGSKLPLADISLIDKASQDENFLIIDVRDEERYNGEIEPIDLIAGHIPNAVNIPFTTNLDEHGFFLSREKLHDKYTKAFENVNPENIIVHCGSGVTACHTLLAIDAAGMEIPKLYVGSWSEWSRNNKPMVTKM, from the coding sequence ATGTCACAACAACTATCGCCACTCATTAAGCCGGAGGAGCTATTATCTCTGTATCAGAAAAAAGAAAAGTTAACAATTGTTGATGCAACAAATGCCGGACAGGAGAAATACTTGACGAGTCATTTGGATGGTGCATTGTTCGTTGATCTGGATACTCAATTGGCTGATATTAAAGCAGATGTGGCGGTAGGAGGGCGGCATCCCTTGCCTACGTTTTCACAATTTTCAGAAACATTGTCGCAATTAGGTATAACACCTGAAAGTCATGTGGTAATTTATGATGATAAAAACGGTTCAAATGCAGCTGCCAGATTTTGGTGGATGTTGAAATCTGTCGGACATCAAAATGTGCAGGTATTGGACGGCGGGTTTCAGGCCGCTGTTAAAGCTGGATTTCCTGTAAATGATAAAACGGTGGCCCCTCAACCGGTTGCTCCCTACAAAATTGAAGGGTCTAAATTGCCATTGGCCGACATTAGCCTGATTGATAAAGCATCACAAGATGAAAATTTCCTGATTATTGATGTACGAGATGAAGAACGGTACAACGGCGAAATAGAGCCAATTGATTTAATTGCAGGCCATATACCTAATGCGGTTAATATCCCATTTACCACCAATTTAGATGAGCATGGATTTTTCTTATCAAGAGAAAAACTTCACGATAAATACACAAAAGCGTTTGAAAATGTGAATCCCGAAAATATTATTGTTCATTGTGGTTCGGGAGTTACTGCCTGTCATACACTATTGGCAATAGATGCAGCCGGTATGGAAATACCGAAATTGTATGTTGGTTCGTGGAGTGAGTGGTCGAGGAACAACAAACCAATGGTTACGAAGATGTAA